The following proteins are co-located in the Halictus rubicundus isolate RS-2024b chromosome 1, iyHalRubi1_principal, whole genome shotgun sequence genome:
- the LOC143356603 gene encoding ciliogenesis-associated TTC17-interacting protein-like: ITSKKISRFISPKYSLSFVCTSDNRKRKALCFRETLIVCSKSEFERDTKPIGGYCILVESIGPRTHEFLVQVQSSMSVDGHFGGTKIIGSATSKFHCLEEKRTEFVYEDDGLHEESIYLGIEDSSYYVKLTRTCPCDQCEETKNLDFNQDDGLISEAVNILLMRYLALINYEGTLSFQTISIDGELTRSSYECTPAERMEIDGHFLNAYTIERKIHKQDGCVHIIKTYLSSHGKILRHNWLDVPYILKMNPLADPAIASSTIRLETPLQDRWAEDIEMFSKYLDKKFAKMAEHTEYLLNHPEVKYLITDYTQTLLVVKPEDVIDFTIQHFKAFAKDPIPWETSTEDETDDVDVKSQLAEDISEVVCGICGRSIKCPVPKESRSSNGEYQDIRSYDSMKSVQLYDAVPSTSSKSETSSGKRSTTPEDDSKLEIACSKCHVIMKTCDEYQPLSKCPGCFKITDTCSKCSMIDHIISMLKG, translated from the exons ATAACATCGAAAAAGATATCACGTTTCATATCTCCTAAATATTCCCTTTCTTTCGTTTGTACTTCAGACAATAGGAAACGAAAAGCGTTATGCTTTCGAGAGACTTTAATTGTTTGTTCGAAGAGCGAATTTGAAAGGGACACGAAGCCGATAGGTGGTTATTGCATTCTGGTCGAGTCCATAGGTCCTCGGACCCACGAGTTTCTGGTGCAAGTGCAATCTTCGATGTCCGTCGACGGTCACTTCGGTGGAACGAAAATTATCGGCTCGGCAACGTCGAAGTTCCACTGCCTGGAAGAGAAAAGAACGGA ATTTGTGTACGAAGACGATGGTTTACATGAGGAATCAATTTACCtaggcatagaggatagttcTTACTACGTGAAATTGACGCGAACTTGTCCATGCGATCAATGTGAAGAAACCAAAAACCTAGATTTTAATCAGGACGATGGATTAATTAGCGAAGCAGTAAATATACTGCTCATGCGATATTTGGCATTGATTAATTATGAAGGGACATTGTCTTTCCAGACTATCAGCATAGATGGAGAATTGACAAGATCCAGTTat GAATGTACTCCAGCCGAACGTATGGAAATAGATGGACACTTTTTAAATGCCTATACAATTGAGCGTAAAATACACAAACAGGATGGATGCGTGCATATTATAAAAACTTATTTAAGTTCGCATGGCAAAATACTACGGCACAATTGGTTGGATGTGCCTTATATCTTGAAAATGAATCCGCTGGCTGATCCAGCCATTGCCAGTAGCACAATAAGACTAGAAACTCCATTACAGGATCGTTGGGCAGAAGATATTGAAATGTTTTCGAAATATTTAGACAAGAAA tTCGCTAAGATGGCTGAACACACGGAGTATCTACTTAATCATCCAGAAGTGAAATACCTGATTACAGATTACACTCAAACGCTGCTCGTTG TGAAACCCGAGGATGTAATTGACTTCACAATACAACATTTCAAAGCGTTTGCAAAAGATCCGATACCCTGGGAGACCAGTACAGAGGATGAGACTGATGATGTTGATGTAAAATCACAGCTAGCGGAGGACATATCGGAAGTTGTGTGCGGTATTTGTGGACGGAGCATAAAGTGTCCTGTGCCGAAGGAATCAAGATCTTCTAATGGAGAATATCAGGACATA CGTTCCTATGATTCTATGAAATCGGTTCAGTTGTATGATGCGGTCCCTTCAACTTCGTCTAAAAGCGAAACAAGTTCAGGAAAACGATCTACTACTCCTGAGGATGATTCAAAATTAGAAATTGCTTGCAGCAAGTGTCACGTAATCATGAAAACTTGTGACGAATACCAA CCTTTATCAAAATGTCCTGGATGCTTTAAAATAACCGATACATGTTCGAAATGTTCTATGATCGATCATATAATAAGTATGTTGAAGGGATAA